The region ACTGGTGCGCAAGCTCGTGGGAAAGGATGTCGTCATAGAGCGTGTCGCCCGTCATCAGCGCGATGCTATGGAAGACGCACGTCTGATGCTCCATGTCGCCGATCGGGGTCGTCACGAAAGAGAACTTGTCCCCCGGGTACGGATACGGCCCGAAAAGATCCTCGAAGGCGGCCATCATGAGGTCCACGTTCCGGAACGTGCCCCCGGCGAGGTGGGCGTGCGTGCGGTGGACGTAGTAGACGATGCGCGGGTCGGCGCCGTCGGGGATCGCGTCGTACTTGGCGATCGAAACCGCCATGAGGTAGGTGGCGATCGGATGGTCCTCGCTCCAGTACCAGGTGTTCGTTCCGGCGACGGAGTCGACGACGACGCTGTCGAGCGTGCCGTTCGCGACACCGACCTTCGCGAGCGAAGTGGTGACGATGATGTCCGAGGTCGCCTTGTCGCACGGCTGGTCGACGCCCGGGAACCACGTTCTCCCCATCGACGGCGGATCGGTGTAGAGCCCGACCCCCATGCTGAAGTCGGTGATCGGCGGCGCGTCGTAGATCCAGAAGCCCCCGAACCCGCCCGCCCCCTCGTTCCAAGGAGCTCCGCCGTAGACGATTCGGACGACCGCCGTGTCGGTCGCGGGAAGCGGTTCGTCGAACGCGATGAGAAGGGTGTCGCCGTCGTGCGTGTACGCGAGGGGCGTCGCGCCGAGAAAGACGCCCGAGACGACGAGATCCTTGAGATCGAGACGAATCGACTCGAGCGCTTCCTTCCGGCTCGCGATCGTGACGAACGCGTCGCCGGCGAGGGTTCCGCCCGCGTGGTTCACGTTCAGGCGAAGCTCGTAGTGGACGACGTCGAAGGAGTCCGGGCAGGCGGTCGGCTCGGTCCGGAGCGCCTTCCCCCGCGCGCGCTCCTCGACAAGCCGCGCGGAGAGCCTCTCCGTTTCGCCCGGGCTCTCGCCCGCGACGATGCGGTCCTTGGGGCGGAGACCTCCAAACTCGGCGGCGAGGGCGGCGCCGAGGAGAACGAGCGCGACGGGAAGAACGACGAAGAGAACGGCTGCGGGACGCCTCATGGGGGTCTCCTTTCCCGGAGAAACCGGTCGTCACTGGTCGGGGAGCCGATCTCTATTCTATCACAAGAGGACGCCGCGAGGCTATCGCTTGCGAAGCGGGGATTCGCCCTTGGGCTCCTCGGTTTCAGTTGTATTGAACGTATACGATCGAACGATCATGTTTTCATCGAAACGAACCACGAGGTCTTTGGTCCTGTCCTCTCCGAAGAGAGAGTAGCGGTACTTTCCGTAGGTCCACGTCGGGTTCCCGTCCTCGATCCCGGTCCGCCAAGGATCGCCGAACATCTGCCGGACCTCCTCGCTGGTCGTCTCGCCGATACGGAGCTTCCACACGCGATCGCTTGGGAAATCGCGGCCCACGCTGGCGCAGGCCAATCCAATCAACGAGGCGGCAAGGAGAGAGAGAAAGAGAGCGCGGCTCATCGTCATCGACGCGACTCCTCATGCCTCCCGCACCGGGGCGGGAGGGTCGAAGAAGGTCCATCCCGGGCAGCGAACCACTCGGGGCTCATTCGACGCTGATGATACAGAAGAGACTCGAGCTTGCCACCTCTTCGATGCGGACCGGAAGACCGAGAGGGGAGACGAGGTCCCGGAAGGCGTCCGCCCCGACCGTCTCGAGGCGGAGGCCGTCCTTGCAGGCGATGACGCCGTTCCGCGTCGCCTCCTCGTCAATCGCTCCGACGAGCCCGCGCGCAGCTTGCGCGCGAAACCACTCGAGCCTCCCTTCCCAGAAGCGTTCCGCGTAGCTCGAGAAGAGAACGCGCCCGCCCGGCCTCGTGACGCGCACGGCTTCCCGGACGAGCGCTCTTCGGTCGACGTGAAACGCCGCGATCCCGTTCTGCGCCGAGACGGTGAGATCGAACGTGCGGTCAAGAAAGCCGAGCCCCGCCGCGTCCATACACGCGAGGCGCGCGCGCCGCTCGCCGCGAAGAACCTCGCGGGCGAGGAGCAAGCTCTCGATCGATGTGTCGATCCCGAAGAGCGCGCGCCTCGGCGCCGCGAGGGCGCCAAGCACCCGCCCGTATCCGCACCCGAGCTCGAGGATCCGGCCCTCGCGCGGGGCGCTCCTCTCGATGAACGCGATCTCATCCTCGAGGTACGCGCGCGCGCGCGGAGGGGCGGTCAAGTAGACCTCGCGGAGGCGTTCCCCCGAGAGCTTCTTCGCGTAGTAGCCGGCGAAGGGGTTTGGTCGGTCGCCCATGCGGGGACTCCAGAAGGGGAACGGCGAACCGGCGGCGGCCCCGCCGGCGGATCAGGAGCGCCTGCTCCGCCCCCCGCCGTAGTCGAGCCGCGTGACCACGTAAGTGCCGCTCCGCTCGTCGGTCTTCAGCGCGATGTAGCCGGCCTTCTCCGCGTCCTCGAGAAGATCGCTGAAGCTCCGGTAGCCGTGGCTCGCCTCATTGAACGAAGGGCGCTTCCGCTTCATCGTGTCTTTGACGAGCGAGGAATAGATCACGCCGTAGTTCTCCCGCTGAAGGGCGCGGATGGCGTCGAAGAGGAGAAAGAAGACCTCGCGCTTCTCTTTCGGGATCTTCTTCCTCTCGGCGGGAGCCGGTTCGGGTTCTTCGGCCGCCCCGAGATCCTCGTAGTAGAGAAACTCGTCGCAGTTCTCGGCGAGAAGCTTTGAGGTCGAACCTTTCATGCCAAGACCGATGACGTACTTGCCGTTCTCCTTGAGCTTCGCGACGAGCGGGGCGAAGTCGCTGTCTCCGGAAACCACGACGAACGTGTCGATATGCTCCTTGCTGTAGCTCAGGTCCATCGCGTCGACGCAGAGGCGGATGTCGGCTGAGTTCTTCCCGGTCATCGAGCGCTTCGGGATCTCGATGAGCTCGACCCCCGACTCGTGGAGTTGGTGCGTGTACTCGCGGAAGCTTCCCCAGTCGGCGTAGGCGGTCTTGACGAGCACCTTCCCCTTTTCGAGGAGCCGATCGAGGACGCGATGGATGTCAAACGCCGCGCCCTTGCGCCCGGTGAAGCCGAGCGCGAGGTTTTCGAAGTCGATGAAGACGGCGAGATTGCGCGCCAAGGCGCCAGGTGCCGCGGTTTGGGCCATCGGGAACCTCCCGGATCCGGATCGTCGCCCGAATCCTCCCGGCCCATTCTTGCACTTCGATTCCGTGGACACCATACCTATTTCCCGGGGGTTGCGTGAGACAACTAGGATGTCTCCGAAAACTGGAAATAGGTTTGGCGTCCCTCGAAAAAGATGGCCCCCGAAAAAGAAGGTCTCACCGGCTCAGAATCAGCTTCCGGACGGCGCGAGCGTCTTCGGTCTCGAAGCGGACGAAATAGACCCCCGCGGCGAGCGGTCGTCCTCCCGCGTCTCGTCCGTCCCATACGAGGTCGTGCGCGCCGCGAGGAAGAGCGCCCTCGAAAAGGACGCCCGTTCGCCTCCCTCTCGCGTCGTAGACCGCCACGCGCGCGATCCCGGCGCGCGGCATCTCGAGGGAGAAGAAGACTCGGTCGACGAAGGGGGTCGGGTGCGCCGAGAGACGAAGAGACGAACCAGATTCTCCAGCGAGAGGTCTCGCGTCGATCCCCGTCGGGTTCTCGATCCGATAGCGGAGCGCCAGCATGTCGCTTCCGGTCGCGAAGCGATCGCCGTATCCGGCGACGTAGAGATCGCCCTGGGCGCTCGCCGCAAGAGCATGACCCTCGTCCGATTGGGCATCGCCCGCGTCGAAGCGCTCCGCCCAAAGCTGGGCACCGCTCTCCGGATCGAAGCCGACCGTCGCCGCGTCCCAATTGGTTCCCTGTCCGTCGCTGAACCCCGTGGCGACGACCACGCCGCCCGGTCCCTCCACGATCGCGGACGCTCCGTCGTAGCCGCCGATCGGCCCGTTGTAGCTCCCGGACCAGAAGAGATGTCCGTCCGATCGGTCGAACTTGAGAACCATATAGTTGCCGCTTCGGATCCCGGCCACGAGGATGTCCCCGGCCGCGTCGCGGACCATGTCGCGAGGATCGTCCGGGCTCGTTCCCGAGGAGTTATGCTGGATCGCCCATGCGGTCGCGCCGTCGGCCGCAGCGTAGCGGTGCAGCACCACGTCGTAGCTCGTGCTCGTCGTCCAGGTTCGGTTCGCCATCACGATGTCGCCGTCGTCGCAAACCGCGAGCCACCCGGCCCTCGCGCTGATCGAGTTGACCGCGCCCAAGATCTTCCGGTTCCAGATCTCCGAACCGTTTGATGTGTTGAACTTAATGGTGCAAAAGTAACCCGGGTCGGCGGCGTTCGTGAGAACGCCGGTGACGACCGGATGGCCGTCGGGGCCGACGGCGATATCCCACCCGCGATCGGCGAGCCCCGCCGGACCGCCCGCGTGGACACGCCAGAGAATGTCGCCGTTCGAGGCGGCGAGCTTCATGGTGAGGATGTCGTCTTCCTCGCCGCCGTTCCTCTGACGTCCGGTGACGAAGGCGTTCCCCGCGCTGTCAGCGGCGATCGCGTAGACCGATTCGTTGAATCCTTCCGGGCTTCCGTAGAACCGATACCAGAGAACCTCTCCGGTCTCGTCGTCCAGCTTGAAGACGACGACATCGTCTCCCTGACCTCAGCCGTAGCATCCTTCGCGCGTTCCGCCGACGAGAAGATCGCCCGCGCCGTCGCGCACCATGCCGCCCACTACCATGCTGTTCCCGTCGATCGAAGGGATGCGCCGGGTCCAAATCGCGCCGCCGGTCTCGCGATCGATTTTTCGGATGAGCCAGTCGACGGATCCGGCGGGGCCCGTGCTCGATCCGGCGATCACGAGATTCCCCTCCGCGTCGGTCGCGGCGGCGACGGCGATGTCGGGCTGCGAAAGACCGCCGTCGTAGAGGTCGTGCCACTCGAAGACGGGGTTCGCGCGCGCCGCTGCGGCGCATGCGAGAAGCGCCGCAGCGAGCGCGAGGCGTTTCATTCGTGCCGGGTGTTCGTTCATCGACTGGACTCCTCGGCCGCGAGTGGGGGGGTGGGATGCGGCCCGCGAAAGGGGCTCCCCGCCGCGGCGACACGAGGCCCCACTTCGACTGCATCTCATTCTATCGCAACTCGTTCCAGAAGTCCAGCAATCCGGCGTTTCGGGCGGGCGACGAGATGGGGCGGGTTTCGCGCTGAGCGCGTCGCCCGCCACCGAAACCGGCGGGAGAGCGAGAGCCCGATCCGTTCGCTTCGCCGGCATCACGTCCGGAAGCCGGTCAAGTAACGAGCGGCAAGGAACGCGAGCAAGGCGATCAGCAGGAGCCTGAGCCAAAGGCCGGGAACGAACCTCTGCGTCCGCGCTCCCGCGTACATGCCGGCCATTCCGCCCACTCCGAAGAGAAGACCGAGCGCCCAATTCGGCCGCACCGCCAGTCCCAGGTTCTCGTAGTGTCCAGCGGCGAGCTCGTAGAAGGAGACCCCGACGGCCGACGTCGCGAACGTGGCGACGAGTGTCGCGCCGGCCACCGTGTGAACCGGCAGGCCGTAGATCCCGACCAAGAGCGGGGCGATGATCGCTCCCCCTCCGATTCCGTAGATCCCGCCGATGATCCCGACGACGAGCGCGAGGACGAAGAGGCCGGGCGTCCCGCAGCCGTATGTCCGGCCGCGAAAACTGTATGCGAGCCGCCGCCAAGAAAGCTCGACGGAACCCACGGCACGCTCCTCGATCGTTTGCGATCGGATGCTTGCTGATTCTCCCGCACTCTCCGCCCTCGGGCGGATCACGTCGAGAAGCAGCCGCGCGCCGAGAAGGAGGAGCACGGTCCCCGCGAATATCTTGAAGCGCGCGGGATCCGGGAGATACGCGAGGCGAATCCATCCGCCCGCGACGACGCCAGGCAACGTCCCGCCGATGAGCACCCAAGCCAGCGGCCAAACGACGCGTCTTTCGCGCGCGTACCGGAGCACGCCGCTCGGCACGGCGACGAGGTTGTAGATGAGGTTCGTCGGGCTCACCGCGGGACCGACGAAACCGAGGACGCTCATCTGGAACGGGAGGAGAAGAAACGCCCCCGAGACACCGGCCATCGAGGTCACGAACGAGACGAGAAACGCGATCGCCGGCGGCAACCAGATGTGTCCCCACGCGCCCGAAAAGGGAACATGCGCTTCCATCGATCTCCCGGCCGCTTCGGGCTCTCCCGTGCCGCCACATCGCCCGCGCTCTCAACACTCGCAGGGCGATGGCTCCGTGTCAATCTCGCCCACGGCCTCTCCGGGTCTTCGGGTTTGACAGGCTTCGCCGCCACGCGGATCTTTCGGCCCGAAACAGACGGCGGCGTGGACCTTGCTCCGGCCTAGCGCCGTCGGGTAATAGAATACATGAATGATCTAACGCCAACGGAAGAGCCACGATCGCGAAGGAAGTCCTTCTCGTTCTCGTCGGTTCAGGCTGCATGGTCCTCATTCTCGCTTGTGGGGACGACGGCAAGTCGAGCAATCCGGCGGACGGGAAGCCGGCGGCCTGTTTCACCATGACGCCCGAAGCGGGGGCGACCTGAACCGACTTTCTCTTCGACGCGGAAGTCCGCGCGAGATGCCCGACCCCGGAAGAGATCGGGCATCTCGAATCGTGCGGCGCCGCGAACGCCTGGGTCTATCTCATCAACACGAGCTTCTTTGTGTCGT is a window of Candidatus Eisenbacteria bacterium DNA encoding:
- a CDS encoding class I SAM-dependent methyltransferase, whose translation is MGDRPNPFAGYYAKKLSGERLREVYLTAPPRARAYLEDEIAFIERSAPREGRILELGCGYGRVLGALAAPRRALFGIDTSIESLLLAREVLRGERRARLACMDAAGLGFLDRTFDLTVSAQNGIAAFHVDRRALVREAVRVTRPGGRVLFSSYAERFWEGRLEWFRAQAARGLVGAIDEEATRNGVIACKDGLRLETVGADAFRDLVSPLGLPVRIEEVASSSLFCIISVE
- the bamE gene encoding outer membrane protein assembly factor BamE produces the protein MTMSRALFLSLLAASLIGLACASVGRDFPSDRVWKLRIGETTSEEVRQMFGDPWRTGIEDGNPTWTYGKYRYSLFGEDRTKDLVVRFDENMIVRSYTFNTTETEEPKGESPLRKR
- a CDS encoding sulfite exporter TauE/SafE family protein translates to MEAHVPFSGAWGHIWLPPAIAFLVSFVTSMAGVSGAFLLLPFQMSVLGFVGPAVSPTNLIYNLVAVPSGVLRYARERRVVWPLAWVLIGGTLPGVVAGGWIRLAYLPDPARFKIFAGTVLLLLGARLLLDVIRPRAESAGESASIRSQTIEERAVGSVELSWRRLAYSFRGRTYGCGTPGLFVLALVVGIIGGIYGIGGGAIIAPLLVGIYGLPVHTVAGATLVATFATSAVGVSFYELAAGHYENLGLAVRPNWALGLLFGVGGMAGMYAGARTQRFVPGLWLRLLLIALLAFLAARYLTGFRT
- a CDS encoding PQQ-binding-like beta-propeller repeat protein; this translates as MKLAASNGDILWRVHAGGPAGLADRGWDIAVGPDGHPVVTGVLTNAADPGYFCTIKFNTSNGSEIWNRKILGAVNSISARAGWLAVCDDGDIVMANRTWTTSTSYDVVLHRYAAADGATAWAIQHNSSGTSPDDPRDMVRDAAGDILVAGIRSGNYMVLKFDRSDGHLFWSGSYNGPIGGYDGASAIVEGPGGVVVATGFSDGQGTNWDAATVGFDPESGAQLWAERFDAGDAQSDEGHALAASAQGDLYVAGYGDRFATGSDMLALRYRIENPTGIDARPLAGESGSSLRLSAHPTPFVDRVFFSLEMPRAGIARVAVYDARGRRTGVLFEGALPRGAHDLVWDGRDAGGRPLAAGVYFVRFETEDARAVRKLILSR
- a CDS encoding NYN domain-containing protein, which gives rise to MAQTAAPGALARNLAVFIDFENLALGFTGRKGAAFDIHRVLDRLLEKGKVLVKTAYADWGSFREYTHQLHESGVELIEIPKRSMTGKNSADIRLCVDAMDLSYSKEHIDTFVVVSGDSDFAPLVAKLKENGKYVIGLGMKGSTSKLLAENCDEFLYYEDLGAAEEPEPAPAERKKIPKEKREVFFLLFDAIRALQRENYGVIYSSLVKDTMKRKRPSFNEASHGYRSFSDLLEDAEKAGYIALKTDERSGTYVVTRLDYGGGRSRRS